One window of the Salvia splendens isolate huo1 chromosome 1, SspV2, whole genome shotgun sequence genome contains the following:
- the LOC121805145 gene encoding cytochrome P450 714C2-like: MATQYLWSLLASAVAVGALRLLFLIYNIVVAQPRKLRSALSRQGLTGPPPALLLGNILDMKRGRDAAAKVAPVPGPPSAHNCGAALLPFFDEWRERYGEVFVFALGTTQIVHVTQPEMVKEITTCTSLDLGKPTYQAKERGALLGQGILTSNGPQWVHQRKILAPELFMDKVKGMINLIQGSSISLCETWTRLIEEDGGLAEIKIDEYMRSFSGDVISRACFGSNFSKGEEIFVKLRALQEVSSSKLFVAGMGMRHLPTKSNREAWALEKEIKTLILNVVKQRDEAGFEKDLLQMVLEGARQSDLSQEAVDRFVVDNCKNIYLAGYETTAVSATWCLMLLASYPDWQDRIRREVADVCQGRLPDYKATMKMKLLTMVINEALRLYPPVSVVSREALKDMKFGKLNVPKGVNLWIPVTTLHMDPEIWGSNSYEFDPERFADGVAGACKYPYLYMPFGVGPRLCLGQNLALIELKILISIILSKYSISLSPKYVHSPLLNLVIEPKFGVHLLVKHL, translated from the exons ATGGCAACTCAATACCTATGGAGCCTCCTAGCGTCGGCCGTGGCGGTCGGCGCTCTCCGGCTTCTTTTCCTCATCTACAACATTGTGGTGGCGCAGCCGCGGAAGCTGCGTTCCGCCTTGAGTCGCCAAGGCCTGACCGGTCCTCCACCGGCTCTTCTCCTTGGTAATATACTGGATATGAAGAGGGGCCGGGATGCGGCCGCCAAGGTCGCCCCCGTCCCCGGCCCCCCCAGCGCCCACAACTGTGGCGCCGCGCTGCTCCCCTTCTTCGACGAGTGGAGGGAACGCTATG GGGAAGTATTCGTTTTCGCACTGGGCACCACGCAGATCGTGCACGTGACCCAGCCAGAGATGGTGAAAGAGATCACGACATGCACGTCCCTCGACCTTGGGAAACCCACGTATCAGGCGAAGGAGCGAGGCGCGCTGCTCGGACAAGGAATCCTTACCTCAAACGGACCTCAGTGGGTCCACCAGAGGAAAATCCTTGCACCTGAACTCTTCATGGACAAAGTAAAG GGGATGATTAACTTGATCCAAGGTTCGAGTATCTCGTTGTGCGAGACGTGGACGAGGCTAATCGAGGAAGATGGTGGATTAGCAGAGATTAAGATTGATGAATATATGAGGAGCTTCTCAGGAGATGTGATATCAAGAGCTTGTTTTGGAAGTAATTTTTCCAAAGGAGAAGAGATTTTCGTGAAACTAAGAGCCTTGCAAGAAGTTTCCTCCAGTAAACTCTTTGTCGCTGGCATGGGCATGAG GCACCTTCCGACGAAGAGCAACCGGGAGGCGTGGGCGTTGGAGAAGGAAATCAAGACGTTGATCCTGAACGTGGTGAAGCAGAGAGACGAGGCCGGATTTGAGAAAGATCTCCTACAGATGGTGCTCGAAGGAGCGAGGCAGAGTGATCTGAGCCAGGAGGCAGTTGACCGGTTCGTGGTTGACAACTGCAAGAACATATACTTAGCCGGGTACGAGACCACTGCCGTGTCGGCCACATGGTGCCTCATGCTTTTGGCCTCTTACCCGGACTGGCAGGACCGGATCCGGCGCGAAGTGGCCGATGTCTGCCAGGGCCGGCTCCCTGACTACAAGGCCACGATGAAAATGAAACTG cTGACGATGGTGATCAACGAGGCGCTACGCCTCTACCCACCAGTGTCGGTGGTGTCGAGGGAGGCCCTTAAGGACATGAAATTCGGGAAGTTGAATGTGCCAAAGGGGGTGAATTTGTGGATACCGGTGACGACTTTGCATATGGATCCTGAGATATGGGGATCGAACTCATATGAGTTCGATCCCGAGAGATTTGCGGATGGGGTGGCGGGCGCGTGCAAGTATCCCTACTTGTACATGCCCTTCGGGGTCGGACCTCGTCTCTGCTTGGGCCAAAACCTTGCTTTGATCGAACTCAAGATCTTGATTTCCATAATTTTGTCCAAGTATTCCATTTCTCTGTCACCTAAATATGTTCATTCCCCACTCCTAAATTTGGTTATTGAGCCCAAATTTGGAGTTCATCTTCTGGTTAAGCACTTGTAA
- the LOC121802244 gene encoding uncharacterized protein LOC121802244: MATSVESPSPASLHKAHRFSMASSSPPLFSPCSDKRFWNTLTSRVDTLLENQKPKSSSEAVNHADRLKEDSLLLLRGFDSVAQSLSHLSSNLETALEGARSIAKQPTLSEILHATIEKAKEGENSAEEESKADKKQDDDNIDNRGLKRKLDSEECNDDQDEETADEANKKGSKEMEKIKKAKNLAITMATRAASMARELKSIRSDMAFMQERCGLLEEENRKLRDGLGEGTDDDDLVRLQLEALLAEKSRLANENANLTRENQCLHQLVEYHQLTSQDLSSSYESLLRGMQLDFSSPREGGEEEDGSFRTPYADLLGFSKSLDECFDEEEQE; the protein is encoded by the exons ATGGCAACTTCAGTTGAATCTCCATCTCCTGCTTCCCTCCACAAG GCGCATCGATTTTCAATGGCGTCTTCTTCTCCTCCGTTGTTCAGTCCTTGTTCGGATAAGCGCTTCTGGAACACTCTCACCAGCCGCGTCGACACGCTTCTCGAGAATCAGAAGCCGAAATCG AGTTCCGAAGCTGTAAATCATGCGGATAGATTGAAGGAGGATTCATTGCTTTTGCTGAGAGGGTTTGATTCGGTGGCGCagtctctctctcatctctctagTAATCTCGAGACTGCTCTTGAG GGAGCTAGAAGTATAGCCAAACAGCCGACATTGAGTGAAATCTTACATGCCACCATTGAGAAAGCCAAAGAAGGAGAAAATTCTGCAGAGGAAGAGAGTAAAGCTGATAAGAAACAAGATGATGACAACATTGACAACAGAGGATTGAAGCGAAAGCTGGATTCGGAGGAATGTAACGATGATCAAGATGAAGAAACTGCAGATGAGGCAAACAAAAAGGGCTCTAAAGAAATGGAGAAgataaaaaaagcaaaaaat CTGGCAATCACCATGGCGACACGAGCAGCGAGCATGGCTAGGGAGCTGAAGTCGATCAGATCGGATATGGCCTTTATGCAGGAGAGATGTGGGCTGTTGGAGGAGGAGAACAGGAAGCTTCGCGATGGGCTAGGGGAAGGGACAGACGACGACGACCTGGTGAGGCTTCAACTCGAAGCGCTTCTTGCAGAGAAATCAAGGCTGGCGAACGAGAATGCAAACTTGACTAGGGAAAACCAGTGCCTGCATCAGCTTGTGGAGTACCACCAGCTGACATCACAGGATCTCTCGTCTTCTTACGAGAGCTTACTGAGGGGAATGCAGCTCGATTTTTCGTCTCCGCGAGAAGGGGGTGAAGAGGAAGATGGGAGCTTCCGAACACCCTATGCAGACCTGTTGGGATTCTCCAAATCCTTGGATGAGTGCTTTGATGAAGAAGAACAAGAGTAG
- the LOC121792663 gene encoding cytochrome P450 714A1-like has translation MVLEGARLSDMSPEAIDRFVVDNCRNIYLAGYETTALSSMWCLMLLASNPEWQDRIRHEVVDVCEADDGDQRDTTPLPLAGGVKGGKLNVPKGVNLWTQVMTLHTDPEIWGSDSYEFNPKRFADGVAGVCKYPYLYMPFGVGPRVCLGQNLALIELKGLDFLNFVQIFHFFVA, from the exons ATGGTGCTTGAAGGAGCCCGGCTGAGTGATATGAGCCCGGAGGCAATTGACCGATTCGTGGTCGACAACTGCAGGAACATATACTTAGCCGGGTACGAGACCACTGCCTTGTCGTCCATGTGGTGCCTCATGCTGTTGGCATCCAACCCCGAGTGGCAAGATCGGATCCGCCACGAAGTTGTCGACGTCTGCGAGG CTGACGATGGCGATCAACGAGACACTACGCCTCTACCCCTTGCCGGTGGTGTAAAGGGAGGGAAGCTGAATGTGCCAAAGGGGGTGAATTTGTGGACACAGGTGATGACTTTGCATACGGATCCAGAGATATGGGGATCAGACTCGTATGAGTTCAATCCTAAGAGATTTGCTGACGGGGTAGCGGGCGTGTGCAAGTATCCGTACTTGTACATGCCCTTCGGAGTCGGACCCCGCGTCTGCTTAGGCCAAAACCTGGCTTTGATCGAACTCAAAGGTCTTGATTTCCTTAATTTTGTCCAAATATTCCATTTCTTTGTCGCCTAA
- the LOC121802235 gene encoding ARM REPEAT PROTEIN INTERACTING WITH ABF2-like produces MVNSNHNSARRHRDEPPASRRSLRRKLNEDDRSPVDLHQELLSQIRTQLEILDSSFSSAEESRESAQTALSVLAELAKNEDVVNVIVDCEAIPTLVRHLQIPPPLREGDTDPIPYKHEVEKASAFAIGLLAIKPEHQQLIADAGAIPHIIDLLKRHKDGVNAQAVTGVIRRAADAITNLVHENSSIKSRVRAEGGIPPLVELLEYPDPKVQRAAAGALRTLAFKNDENKNQIVECNALPTLILMLRSEDSAVHYEAVGVIGNLVHSSPDIKKEVLAAGALQPVIGLLSSTCAESQREAALLLGQFAAAESDCKVHIVQRGAVLPLIEMLESPDIQLKEMSAFALGRLAQDTHNQAGIAHSGGVSPLLTLLESKNGFLQHNAAFALYGLSDNEDNVADLVRIGGVQKLQDGEFNLQPTRDCVAKTLKRLEDKIHGRVLSHLLYIMRVGEKDIQRRVALALAHLCSPDDQKTIFIDKNGLTLLLELLESTDSKHQRDGSVALSRLANKASSLSPVEAAPPSPIAQVYLGEQYVNKPTLSDVTFLVEGKRFYAHRICLLASSDIFRAMFDGGYRERDAKDIKIPNIRWEVFELMMRYIYTGSVDVSLDIAQDVLRAADQYLLEGLKRLCECTIAQHISVENVSVMYELSDAFNATSLRHACILFVLENYDKLSAMPWYGELIQRILPEMRNHFVRVLTRPVHSGDS; encoded by the exons ATGGTGAACAGCAACCACAACTCCGCCCGTCGCCACCGCGACGAGCCGCCGGCGTCGCGGCGGAGCTTGAGGAGGAAGCTGAACGAGGACGATCGCTCGCCTGTCGATCTGCATCAGGAGCTCCTTAGCCAAATCCGCACTCAACTCGAGATCCTCGATTCCTCCTTCTCTTCCGCCGAGGAAAGCCGCGAATCTGCCCAAACCGCACTCAGCGTCCTTGCCGAGCTCGCGAAGAACG AGGATGTAGTGAATGTGATTGTGGATTGCGAGGCAATTCCGACACTGGTCAGGCATCTGCAGATTCCACCGCCTCTGAGAGAGGGAGACACTGATCCGATTCCTTACAAGCATGAAGTGGAGAAAGCAAGTGCCTTCGCGATAGGGCTTCTTGCTATCAAG CCAGAGCACCAGCAACTCATTGCTGATGCAGGAGCCATACCACATATTATTGATCTATTGAAAAGGCATAAAGATGGGGTAAACGCTCAAGCAGTGACTGGGGTCATTAGGAGAGCTGCTGATGCAATAACTAATCTAGTACATGAGAATAGCAGCATTAAAAGCCGTGTTAG GGCTGAAGGTGGTATTCCTCCTCTCGTCGAGTTGCTTGAGTATCCTGACCCAAAGGTGCAGAGAGCAGCAGCTGGAGCTCTTAGAACACTTGCCTTTAAAAATGATGAGAACAAAAATCAG ATTGTGGAATGCAATGCCCTACCCACTCTAATATTAATGCTGCGGTCTGAAGATTCTGCTGTACATTATGAAGCG GTTGGTGTAATTGGAAATCTCGTGCATTCATCTCCCGACATTAAGAAAGAAGTGCTCGCTGCTGGAGCTTTGCAGCCTGTTATTGGTTTACTCAG CTCAACTTGTGCTGAGAGCCAACGAGAAGCTGCTTTGCTACTTGGGCAATTTGCTGCTGCAGAGTCAGACTGTAAG GTGCATATTGTTCAAAGAGGTGCTGTTTTGCCATTAATTGAAATGCTTGAATCACCTGATATTCAATTGAAGGAGATGTCAGCCTTTGCACTGGGGAGGTTAGCTCAG GATACCCACAATCAAGCTGGTATAGCACACAGTGGTGGAGTGTCCCCATTACTAACGCTCCTTGAATCGAAAAATGGATTTTTGCAACATAATGCAGCGTTTGCTCTTTATGGACTCTCTGACAATGAG GACAATGTTGCAGATCTTGTTAGGATTGGGGGTGTTCAGAAGCTTCAAGATGGTGAATTTAATCTTCAA CCTACTAGAGATTGTGTAGCCAAAACGCTGAAACGACTAGAAGATAAAATTCATGGACGG GTATTAAGTCATCTATTGTATATAATGCGTGTGGGAGAGAAAGATATCCAAAGAAGAGTGGCTTTGGCTCTGGCACATCTTTGTTCTCCAGATGACCAAAAAACTATCTTCATCGATAAAAATG GTCTGACACTACTCTTGGAGTTGCTAGAATCAACGGACTCAAAACATCAAAGAGATGGTTCTGTTGCTTTAAGCAGGTTGGCCAATAAAGCCAGCTCACTTTCTCCTGTGGAAGCAGCTCCTCCTTCCCCAATAGCTCAG GTGTATTTGGGTGAGCAATATGTAAATAAACCTACATTGTCTGATGTGACATTTTTAGTTGAAG GTAAACGTTTCTACGCACACAGAATTTGTTTGCTTGCTTCTTCCGATATATTTCGTGCCATGTTTGATGGTGGCTATCGA GAGAGAGATGCCAAGGACATAAAGATTCCGAACATCAGATGGGAAGTTTTTGAGTTGATGATGAG GTACATATACACAGGATCGGTCGATGTCAGCTTAGACATTGCACAAGACGTTCTAAGGGCTGCCGATCAGTATCTGTTAGAGGGCCTGAAACGTCTCTGCGAATGCACTATAGCACAG CATATATCCGTTGAGAACGTCTCTGTCATGTACGAGCTGTCTGACGCGTTCAACGCCACTTCACTGAGGCATGCTTGCATATTGTTCGTCCTGGAAAACTATGATAAACTAAGTGCGATGCCATG GTACGGTGAGCTGATCCAACGTATTTTACCGGAGATGCGGAATCACTTTGTGAGAGTTCTTACAAGGCCAGTTCACAGTGGAGACAGCTAA